ATCCCAGACATATGGGTATAGCAGCACATATGGGACTTTTCTTGGAACTTCCCACGATAGGTGTTGCAAAATCTCATCTTTATGGTAAGTATCAAGAACCTGGAAATAAAAAAGGAGATTATGAATATCTGTACGACGATAGCGGCGAGATCATTGGGGCTGTTCTAAGGACCAAAAACGATTCCAAACCTTTGTTTGTATCGCCGGGTCATATGAGTGATCTCAAATCATCGATCGATCTTGTACTGAAATGTTGTACATCATACAGATTGCCTGAACCAACCAGAATTGCGCACATAGTTTCTCAGAGATGGAAATCTAAAAGTGATAAACTTTCATTTTAGGAGGTGTCAAAGATGTGGCAATATTTTATGCCAACGAAGATTTTATTTTCACAAAAGGTGATTGAGAAAAACAAAGAAATATTCAAAAAATTCGGGAAAAAAACTCTCATTATAACAGGTAAGACTTCGTCCAGAATAAATGGGTCCTTGAGAGATGTCGAAGATGCTCTTAGATCTTTATCTATTGAATATTACATCTACGACAAAATAGACGAAAATCCAACATTTGAGCATATTCGTCAAGCGGTGAAAGAGTGTAGAATCCATGATTTTGACTTTGTCATAGGTGTAGGAGGAGGCAGTCCACTTGATTCGGCAAAGGCGATAGCTGTTTTGCTTAAAAACAAATCATTATCTGTAGAAGACTTATACGATGCCACAAAATATGACTCATCACTTCCCATAATAGCCATTCCAACAACGTCGGGAACGGGGAGTGAAGTAACCCAGTACTCAGTTTTGACAGACGATACAGGTTTCAAAAGAGGATTTGCACATGATGTAATTTTTCCAATAATTGCTTTGATAGATCCTTTGTACACTGTGAGTATGAGCGTTTCTTTGACAAGATCGACGGGCCTTGATGCGCTGTGTCATGCAGTGGAAGGCTTTCTCTCAAAAAGATCCACTCCGATATCCGACTTGTACGCAGTTGAAGCGATGAAAATGATAAAAGAAAATCTACCAAGGGTGCTTCAAAATCAAAACGATCTTGAGGCAAGAACGGCCATGTCCTTTGCGTCTTGCTTGGCGGGTATGGTGATAAGTCAAACGAGTACAACTCTTGCACATGTACTTGGATATCCTTTGAGCACCTTCAAAGGAATTAGACATGGTGATGCGACAGCAGCATTTCTTGATGCAGTTGTCCAAGGTGCGCAGAGTGAAGTACCTCAAAAAGTGAATGTGGTAAAG
The DNA window shown above is from Thermotoga profunda AZM34c06 and carries:
- the nfi gene encoding endonuclease V, with the translated sequence MRQLHSWDLTPQQAKEQQLKLRQLLKQVPLENIDLVAGVDLSFPKFDQGYAVIVVIDVKTMKTIECVTESSPVSFPYIPGLLAFREGPVFLKAWEKLKSKPDVIMFDGQGIAHPRHMGIAAHMGLFLELPTIGVAKSHLYGKYQEPGNKKGDYEYLYDDSGEIIGAVLRTKNDSKPLFVSPGHMSDLKSSIDLVLKCCTSYRLPEPTRIAHIVSQRWKSKSDKLSF
- a CDS encoding iron-containing alcohol dehydrogenase family protein; its protein translation is MWQYFMPTKILFSQKVIEKNKEIFKKFGKKTLIITGKTSSRINGSLRDVEDALRSLSIEYYIYDKIDENPTFEHIRQAVKECRIHDFDFVIGVGGGSPLDSAKAIAVLLKNKSLSVEDLYDATKYDSSLPIIAIPTTSGTGSEVTQYSVLTDDTGFKRGFAHDVIFPIIALIDPLYTVSMSVSLTRSTGLDALCHAVEGFLSKRSTPISDLYAVEAMKMIKENLPRVLQNQNDLEARTAMSFASCLAGMVISQTSTTLAHVLGYPLSTFKGIRHGDATAAFLDAVVQGAQSEVPQKVNVVKEIFGDIRDFITASGLQIKLRIDDEELEGWVKRALTAKHMQWTRGSFDESSIKKLYERMRSN